One Nicotiana tomentosiformis chromosome 4, ASM39032v3, whole genome shotgun sequence genomic window carries:
- the LOC104118786 gene encoding monooxygenase 2-like has translation SSLLLFRNNASFGCGIVGETCDKILTTAFASGSTGLKVSLRIQAHLSRRYHLWTITDYESRCVRRKDLLEKLENELPQGAIRYSSKVVSTEESGPMKVVHLADGSTIRTKALIGCDGVNSVAANWLGLQKPVYSGRSAIRGFVEYPDKHGYQPKFHAFFGGGLRFGFLHSDENSLYWFCTFTPSAVHFDGNAEQDPIKLKQFVLNKASTVSKELSVVVERTTLDCISCARLKLRLPWNVLLGNILRNNVCVVGDALHPMTPDLGQGVCSALEDSIVIAKCLGEALVKLIKDSGVGQEDKDENEDEDEDGEE, from the exons TCTTCATTGT TATTATTTCGCAACAATGCTAGCTTCGGTTGTGGCATAGTTGGTGAAACCTGTGACAAAATACTAACAACTGCCTTTGCTTCCGGTTCAACAG GATTAAAAGTTTCTCTGCGGATTCAGGCGCACCTATCAAGGAGGTATCATTTGTGGACAATAACTG ATTATGAAAGTCGTTGCGTGAGAAGGAAAGATCTGTTGGAGAAATTAGAGAATGAACTGCCTCAAGGCGCTATTAGATATTCTTCCAAGGTTGTTTCCACTGAAGAATCTGGACCAATGAAAGTGGTACATCTTGCAGATGGTTCCACTATTAGAACTAAG GCCTTAATTGGGTGTGATGGAGTCAATTCTGTGGCGGCAAACTGGCTTGGGCTTCAGAAACCTGTTTATTCTGGGCGGTCTGCAATTAGAGGCTTTGTTGAGTATCCGGACAAACATGGTTATCAGCCTAAGTTCCATGCATTTTTTGGAGGTGGACTTCGGTTTGGCTTTCTTCATAGTGATGAGAATAGTTTGTATTGGTTCTGCACATTCACACCATCTGCTGTCCATT TTGATGGAAATGCAGAACAAGATCCAATTAAACTGAAGCAGTTTGTGTTGAACAAAGCCAGTACTGTGTCTAAAGAACTCTCTGTCGTTGTAGAGAGAACTACACTAGACTGTATATCTTGCGCTCGGCTGAAATTGAGATTGCCGTGGAATGTTTTGCTGGGGAATATTTTGAGGAATAACGTTTGCGTGGTTGGTGATGCACTGCATCCCATGACTCCAGACCTTGGTCAAGGTGTATGTTCTGCCTTAGAAGACAGCATTGTTATTGCAAAGTGCCTTGGAGAAGCTTTGGTGAAACTAATAAAGGATAGTGGAGTTGGACAAGAAGACAAGGACGAGAACGAGGACGAGGACGAGGACGGGGAGGAATAA